In a genomic window of Diabrotica undecimpunctata isolate CICGRU chromosome 2, icDiaUnde3, whole genome shotgun sequence:
- the LOC140433764 gene encoding protein FAM200A-like: protein MAKAFGDSKMAEKFESVPLSHQTIQRRIVAMGEQVEKSMLSLVKKSSYFSLCLDESTDQTDVNQLLIFVRTTFDDFTSKEELFDICPLYGTTKGKDIYEAVKKTVDRIGGFDKCSAIATDGAPSMTGKKIGLVRHVPNHQTRKGT from the coding sequence ATGGCCAAAGCTTTCGGTGATTCTAAAATGGCGGAGAAATTTGAATCAGTGCCACTTTCACATCAAACCATACAAAGAAGGATTGTTGCTATGGGTGAGCAAGTAGAAAAATCTATGCTTAGCCTGGTTAAGAAAAGTTCATATTTCTCACTTTGTTTGGATGAAAGCACTGATCAAACCGATGTTAATCAGCTGTTAATATTTGTGCGCACTACTTTTGATGATTTTACCAGTAAAGAGGAGTTATTTGATATTTGTCCTCTTTATGGAACAACAAAAGGAAAAGACATCTATGAGGCTGTGAAGAAAACAGTTGACAGAATTGGAGGCTTTGATAAATGTTCAGCCATAGCAACAGACGGGGCCCCATCAATGACAGGTAAAAAAATTGGATTAGTTAGACATGTTCCTAATCACCAGACAAGAAAAGGGACCTGA